The proteins below come from a single Hirundo rustica isolate bHirRus1 chromosome 6, bHirRus1.pri.v3, whole genome shotgun sequence genomic window:
- the EAPP gene encoding E2F-associated phosphoprotein: MSRLREEDDPYVVEEPSDEERALSSSEDEVDVLLHGTPDQKRKLIRECLTGESESSSDDEFQKEMEAELNTTMKTMEGKWTSPEMGTSSSTGLTGSSSTSKYYDDIYFDSDSEDEDKKDTQDIRKNRKHQQRRILSNDELLYDPEEDNRDQEWVDSQRRGYRNQRRAPQQRQAKPAAVPNSDAVLNCPACMTTLCLDCQRHESYKTQYRAMFVMNCVVNKEEVLKYRKKVKRSKKMKYSKEIGSTQSNQEEEEIYHPVLCTECSTEVAVMDKDEVFHFFNVLASHS, from the exons ATGAGCCGCCTGCGGGAGGAGGATGATCCGTACGTGGTGGAGGAGCCCAGCGACGAGGAGCGAGCGCTCAGCAG CTCAGAGGATGAGGTGGATGTGCTCCTACATGGCACTCCTGACCAGAAGCGGAAGCTGATACGGGAGTGCCTGACTGGTGAGAGCGAGTCTTCCAGCGATGATGAATTCCAAAAGGAGATGGAAGCAGAACTGAACACCACCATGAAGACTATGGAAGGCAAATGGACATCACCCGAAATGG GTACTTCCTCAAGTACTGGGCTGACTGGATCTTCCAGCACTTCAAAATACTATGATGACATTTACTTTGATTCTGATTCAGAGGATGAAGATAAAAAAG ATACACAGGATATCcggaaaaacagaaaacatcagcAACGTCGGATTCTCTCCAACGATGAACTTCTGTATGACCCAGAAGAAGACAATAGAGACCAAGAGTGGGTTGATTCACAGAGGAGGGG GTACCGTAACCAGAGAAGAGCACCACAGCAGCGGCAAGCAAAACCTGCAGCTGTTCCAAATAGTGATGCTGTTCTGAACTGCCCTGCTTGCATGACAACATTGTGCCTGGACTGCCAGAG ACACGAATCTTACAAAACACAGTACAGAGCAATGTTTGTGATGAACTGCGTTGTTAACAAAGAGGAAGtgctgaaatacagaaagaagGTAAAGAGAAGTAAGAAAATGAAGTACAGCAAAGAAATTGGCTCTACACAATCAAAtcaagaagaagaggaaatatATCACCCAGTATTATGTACTGAATGCTCAACTGAAGTAGCAGTAATGGATAAAGATGAAGTTTTTCACTTCTTCAATGTTCTGGCCAGCCACTCCTAA
- the SPTSSA gene encoding serine palmitoyltransferase small subunit A: MALGSAWKQMSWLYYQYLLVTALYMLEPWERTVFNSMLVSIVGMALYTGYVFMPQHIMAILHYFEIVQ, encoded by the exons ATGGCGCTGGGCTCGGCGTGGAAGCAGATGTCGTGGCTGTACTACCAGTACCTGCTGGTCACCGCGCTCTACATGCTGGAGCCCTGGGAGCGCACCGTCTTCA ATTCCATGCTAGTTTCCATTGTTGGAATGGCACTGTACACAGGCTATGTGTTCATGCCTCAGCACATCATGGCAATATTGCACTACTTTGAAATCGTGCAGTGA